Below is a window of Vibrio aerogenes DNA.
TGCTTAAATCTGAAGGAGCCCGTTATTACGATCTGGAAGCACTGATCACTCATACCGACTCAGTTGTTATGGTTGCTGAAGAAAATGATGAAATTATTGCAACAGGTTATGCAAAAATCTGCCAGTCCGAGCCGTGGTACGCGCATGATTATCATACCTATCTTGGATTTATGTATGTCGCAGAGCAATACCGGGGGCAGGGACTGAATCAGGATATGATGACTATTTTGAAAGACTGGAGCCAAAACAAAGGCATTCACCATCTGTATCTGGAAGTTTATACGGATAAAGCGCATGCCATCCGGGCCTACGAAAAAGCTGGCTTTACCCCGCATGTACTGGAAATGCGGCTAAATCTGGATGACTAATCCTGAGTTGTCCGTATTCCTCTGCCAAATATGCAACATAACTTTACCCCATCAAATGCACAATCTTGCGGCCACAGGCCTTGGTATCTGTGGTGAGTTGTGCTAATTAGTTAAATATCAGAAAGCAATTTATTACCTTTTGTGACAACTTTTTGCTTTGTGCGGCGATAGATACCTGTGAGTTGAGTCAGTACAGCAGGACAACATTTTATCGTCTGATTGTGTTTAATAAAAAGGTAAGCCCATGTCTGTTACAACGACTGAAAATAAATTCTGCAAAAAATGTGGTGAAGAAACAACGCATATTGTTGTACTGGTCAGAAATCAAAGCCCATATGAAGGCGATGCAAACCGCAACAGGAAAGAGTTTCTTTCCGGTTTTCTTAAAGGCAGCGTCGCGGGTGCTTTTTGCGCATCCATGGATGAATTTTCCCGGCATGTGATTTGTGAAAAGTGCGGTGAAAAAACGATAGAAGCGTAAATATGAGTGACACATCGAACAGGGGAGAATGAATTCTCCCCTGTTTTTTTATGATTGAACGCGCATTGATACCAGAATGACCCCGAAAGTTGCTCGTTTTTTGTTCATAATAAAACGGCCGGACAGCAATCGATTTGCTGTTGTGCCCGGCTGAGAAACAGTTCTTATCAGTAAGAAATGGTTTTTATCAGTAAGAAATAGTTCGCATCAGTAAGAAATAATGCTTATCAACAGATACATATAAGGCAGGTCTATCATGGTAACCGTAAAAATCAGATGTCGGGAGAATGATCGTTATATCCGCTGTGATTCTGATCATCAATGGTGTTATGCCAATGCATCCCGGTCAGATGCGCTTCGGTTTGAGAAAATTGAAATCGCTCATGATCTGGTGATTCTGAAAGTCGCTGGTGAACAGACCTTTCTGAATTACCGCCCGGCGACCGGTGCCGTTAAGATTTTTAGAGAAGAAGCCGTATGGAAATTAAACCGGCATGGCGGTGGGTCATATTCATTGAGAAGCCTGCCAACCGAAGAATATATGGGAATATGGAACGACGGTGTGAATGAACTCTACGTCAGAGATATGATGATGCCGGAATGCCGGACATGTCAGTTTATCTTAGAGCCGGTCTGCTGATTTCTGTGGCCGGTTCGTCTGCGTGACAGCAATACCTCGTGACAACAATACCGTGTGACAATAATACCGCGTGACAACCATATCAACCGCCTGATAAGTGATACCAAACTGATACTGCGCGACGATCAGGTTTTTTGTACGATGAGCAGGCTAAACGGGATCATGCAGGAGCGAGATCCGGAATTTTCATACGAAAACCGGGCCTTTACCGGCCCGGTTCACTTTTTCAGGTCGCTGCGTATGGTTTTCAGGTCGCCGGGTATGGTTGAGTGGTTATGTCATGATCTGCATTTGAATACTGATTCAGCGCATACTGAAGTGCCGGATTAAATTCCCGGAAGTAGTGTTCCTGACCAATTAAGCTGATGATACCAGCCCGGCGCAGTTTATAGTCCACCCGGGCATTGGCTCCGGAAATGATAATTGTGACGCCTTTTTGCCGGAAACTCTGAATCATATCTTCCAGCGCCTGCAGTCCGGTAATGTCCATAAAGGGAACCCATTTTAACCGGATAATCAGCAGCGTCGGTAAATCCTGAATGCTGCTCATCACCTTGTCAAAGGAATCTGCGGCGGCAAAGAAAAATGGCCCTTCCAGTGCGTAAACCGCAATTTCTTTAGGTAGCTGATTCTGCCCGTATTCCCGGAGCGGATCGCTTAAATCGTCAGTGGTGCTGGCTTTCACTTCCACACTGGATGCCATGCGTTTTACAAAGTGAATCACGGAAATAATCACCCCGATATTAACTGCCACAACCAGATCTGTGAATACTGTCAGGGTGAATGTCACCAGTAAGATACAAACATCAGCCAGCGGTGCCCGCTTGATGAGTTTGATAAAGTGTTTGACCTCGCTCATGTTCCAGGCAACCACGAACAAGATGGCGCTCAGGGTCGCCAGCGGAATATGTGTCGCCAGCGGTGCGAGCAGTAACAGAATGGCGATGAGCGTCAGTGCGTGAACAATCCCGGATAACGGACTGTTCCCCCCATTGCGGATATTGGTTGCTGTCCGGGCAATTGCACCGGTGGCTGCGATTCCGCCAAACATGGGAGAGATCAGATTGGCGAGTCCCTGACCCATCAGTTCCTGATTCGAGTTGTGCCGGGTGCCTGCCATTCCATCGGCGACGACCGCAGAGAGCAAGGATTCAATTGCGCCCAGCATGGCGATTGCGAACGCTGGCCCAATCAGTTCAATCATGGCTGAAAAACTGAGATGAGGCAGTGCAAAACCCGGTAATCCGTCCGGAATACCACCAAACGCGGTCCCGATAGTCCGCACTTCATTCAGTCCGGCAAAGTAATGCAGCGATGTTGCTGCAACTAAAGCCATCAAAGGACCGGGAATTCTGCTGACTTTGGGAATCTTCGGCAGGAAAATGACAATCGCTAAAGAGAATAATGCCAGACCGGTGGTTTGCCAGTTGAGTTGCGGGAATACATGCAACAGAGCAATTAATTTTTGATGAAAATGTTCACCGCTGACTGAGGGCAGGCCAAAGAATTCACGCCATTGTCCAACCCAGATAATGACGCCAATGCCGCTGGTAAATCCGATGATCACCGGCGCCGGGATAAACCGGATGACGCTGCCCAGCTTCAACAGACCAAATAAAAACAGAATCACGCCTGCCATCATGGTAGCGATTTGTAACCCCAGAATGCCGTGCTGATGCACAATACCTGAGAGTAAGACGATAAAGGCCCCGGTCGGACCGGCGATTTGGATTCGGGAGCCACCAAAAAGGGAAACAATGATACCGGCAGTAATCGCGGTATAAAGCCCCTGTTCAGGTTTCACTCCGGAGGCTATAGCAAAAGCCATGGCAAGTGGTAAAGCGACCACGCCCACAATGATTCCAGCGCTGATATTTTTTAGCCAGTGGGAAGGATGAAGGAGTCCCGCTTTGTACGATTCGTAAAATGCAAACATATGATTACAACCACACAAAGAGAAAAGAGGAGGTGATCTTACATCGATTCTATGCATTGTAAAGTGATTCATCATATTTAACTTATTGATTTTATTTATTTATAATATATTTTATATATTAAAATGAATAAGTGTTGAGTTGCATTTTTTTAAGTTTTTATTGTGAAAACAGCAAAGCCTTCATACGCTATATAAGCAGGAATAATAAAAAAAGCAGGAAAGATAAAACTGAATAACAGCATTGTCGCCCCTTTCTGCAAACCGGACCTGATCAGTGGCCGGTTAATCTTTACTTCCTGACATCACATATTTCTGCCCTCCGGATGAAAGTGCACGCACAGCCTGATAGATTATCGTCCTGAACTCAAAAGGAAAATCAGTGATGTCAACAATGAATCAATGTGCGCAACCTTCTCAGGTTTCAACGGCAGTCAGGCTGCTCTATTTTACGATATTACTTGGCGTTATCAGGCTCATTCTCGAACCGGAATGGCTGCATGGTCAAATGCCTCTCGGCGCAGTCCTGACGATTCAGGCATTTTCAATTGCGATTGTCGGCATGATTGTTTATATGATTAGCCGGGGGAAACACTGGGCAAGAATTGTGTTCCTGATCCTGTTTATTCCTGGGTTGCCGCTTGCCATTATGCCTTTGATTCACTCGTTATCGGCAAACCCTTTTTCCGGCATACTGGGTGTTTTGCAGACGGTCGGTCAGATTGCGGCGGCTGCTTTATTGTTTCACCGGGAATCTTCCGCGTGGTTTCAGGCAATGAAAACGGGTGTTCAGACTGCGGATCATCCGCCAAAGACAGAAAGTCCGGGATAATCTTCCGGAAAATTGACAATAAATGACCAAAGCATACGATTTCAAAATGCTCATGGGGCCGGAAGTATCCGGCCTCTTTTGGCGTTTCTGTTCTTATTTTAGTCCTTATTCCATATATGAGAAATATGATTTCATAATGCTGTTGTTCTTATTTCTGGCCGGTAAAAGTAATAAAAATGTCGATATCCACTTATAAATGCGCCTAACTTCATAAAATTAACATCAATTACTTATTGTTTTGTATAGAGTGGTTTCATTGACGTTAATCAATGTCTTGTGTAATTTGACCTTATATTCACGAGGGATAACTGTCTTATTCCGGTTCGAATCTGGTTTTTTCTGTACTTTGACTGGATGGCACCAGATGTGTATACCGGACCAACGGGTTGCTCAGACCCGGATCACGATAAAGCTTCATAAAATTTGTCCGGTGACTCATCTGACATTGTCTGTAAGTTTTCCTGCGGTTCTTTGCGGACAGACTCAATTTATCCCCCGTTGATTTTCAGTCTTATCATATGGGAGAGAACAAACGATGAGTTATAAACAGTATTCCGGTTCCGCCGGTGGCTGGGGCGCCTTAAAAGCAACCACTCAGCATTTGTTTAAAAGCCAGAATGTGGCAAAAAATATCAGTAACCTGCTCAGAACGAACCAGAATGATGGCTTTGACTGTCCCGGTTGCGCATGGGGTGAAAAGCATGTATCCGGCCGTTTTCGTTTCTGTGAAAACGGGGCGAAAGCCGTGAACTGGGAAGCGACTTCCCGCCTGGTTGAGCGTGACTTTTTTGCTGAGTACACCGTCAGCTGGCTGAATAAGCAAAGCGATTATTTCCTCGAATATCAGGGACGTCTGGCAGAGCCGGTTTGTTACAATCCGCAAACTGATCATTATGAGCCGATTCACTGGGATGATGCATTTTCACTGATTGCTAAACACCTGAATGCGCTGTCTGATCCGAATCAGGCTGAGTTTTATACCTCCGGACGTGCCAGCAATGAAGCCGCGTTTGTTTATCAGTTGCTGGCCCGGCGTTTTGGTACCAATAATTTCCCGGATTGTTCTAACATGTGTCATGAGGCGACCAGCCACGCTTTGTCTCATACGATCGGTATCGGTAAAGGGACAGTCACGATTGATGATTTTGAAGAAGCAGATGCGATATTTCTGTTCGGTCAGAACCCAGGCACCAATCACCCGCGAATGCTGGAAACACTCAGTTCGGCTTATCGCCGCGGCGCGCGGGTGGTTGCGTTTAATAACCTGAAAGAGCGGGGGCTGGAGCGTTTCACCAATCCTCAGCGTCCGCTTGAAATGCTCAGTAATGGTTCCACGCCCACAACCAGTGATTACTTTATGCCGAAACTGGGCGGTGATATGGCCGCGGTTCGCGGTATGGTTAAGATACTTTTGGCACGCCATCAGGAAGCGATGAATCACGGGGGCGCCATTTTTGACCTTGAATTTATTTCTGAACACACACAGGGACTGGAAGCGTATTTAAGCCTGGTGGAAGCGACGCCATGGTCTGACATTCTCGACCAATCCGGTTTAACGCAGGATGAAATTACCCGCGCTGCCGATATTTATCAGCATGCAGACCGGCGGATCGTCACCTGGGCGATGGGGGTGACGCAGCACAAACACTCCGTTGCGACGATTCAGGAACTGGTGAATTTACAACTGCTGTTTGGTCAGGTTGGCAAGCCGGGGGCAGGGTTGTGTCCGGTGCGTGGGCATTCCAACGTGCAGGGTGACCGTACTGTTGGTATTAATGAAAAACCACCCCAGGCTTTGCTGGATAATATTGAACGGGTTTTCGGCTTTCAGCCCTCAGCTTCTCACGGGCACAATGTGAATCAGGCACTTCAGGCGATGCGGCGGGGAGAAAGTAAAGTCTTTATCGGACTGGGCGGCAATCTGGTTGCTGCAGCTCCGGATACGCCAGAAGTCGCGGCGGCTATGGCACAGTGTGAACTGACAGTACACATTGCGACCAAACTGAACCGGACGCATGTGAATCCCGGTAAAGCATCGTTGATTCTGCCTTGCTTTGGCCGGACTGACATTGACACACAAGCAACCGGTGAGCAACAGGTGACGGTGGAAGATTCTTTCTCGATGGTACATGCCTCTTCCGGGCAAATCACTCCGGGAAGTGAGCAGATGCGTTCTGAAGTGGCGATTCTGACCGGTATTGCCAAAGCGACACTGGGAGAAGATAACCCGGTTCACTGGCAGTCACTGGCAGATGATTACTCTGAAATCCGCCGGTTGATTGAAAAAACAATTCCGGGGTTTGAGCAGTTTGGAGAGCGGATCAAAGCGTCCGGTGGCTTTTATCTGGGAAACAGTGCCAGAGCACTGAACTGGCAGACGCCGTCCGGGAAAGCGCAAATCAAAGCCAATGCCTTGCCACAGAGTCTGTTTCCGTTCGATGCACAGGCCTGTACATCAGCCGGGCAAAACCTGTTTGTGTTACAGACCATGCGCTCGCATGACCAGTACAACACGACGGTGTACGGCTACGATGATCGCTACCGGGGAATTTTCGGTGAACGGGAAGTGGTGTTCATGAATGAGAAGGATATCGCCGCGATGGGGCTGTCTGTGGGGGACAAAGTGGATATCGAATCGCTCTGGCCGGATCAGACTGAGCGCAGGATC
It encodes the following:
- a CDS encoding GNAT family N-acetyltransferase, producing the protein MHYREACLNDLPVLLALEQYIIETERPLDPLLKSEGARYYDLEALITHTDSVVMVAEENDEIIATGYAKICQSEPWYAHDYHTYLGFMYVAEQYRGQGLNQDMMTILKDWSQNKGIHHLYLEVYTDKAHAIRAYEKAGFTPHVLEMRLNLDD
- a CDS encoding SulP family inorganic anion transporter, encoding MFAFYESYKAGLLHPSHWLKNISAGIIVGVVALPLAMAFAIASGVKPEQGLYTAITAGIIVSLFGGSRIQIAGPTGAFIVLLSGIVHQHGILGLQIATMMAGVILFLFGLLKLGSVIRFIPAPVIIGFTSGIGVIIWVGQWREFFGLPSVSGEHFHQKLIALLHVFPQLNWQTTGLALFSLAIVIFLPKIPKVSRIPGPLMALVAATSLHYFAGLNEVRTIGTAFGGIPDGLPGFALPHLSFSAMIELIGPAFAIAMLGAIESLLSAVVADGMAGTRHNSNQELMGQGLANLISPMFGGIAATGAIARTATNIRNGGNSPLSGIVHALTLIAILLLLAPLATHIPLATLSAILFVVAWNMSEVKHFIKLIKRAPLADVCILLVTFTLTVFTDLVVAVNIGVIISVIHFVKRMASSVEVKASTTDDLSDPLREYGQNQLPKEIAVYALEGPFFFAAADSFDKVMSSIQDLPTLLIIRLKWVPFMDITGLQALEDMIQSFRQKGVTIIISGANARVDYKLRRAGIISLIGQEHYFREFNPALQYALNQYSNADHDITTQPYPAT
- a CDS encoding FdhF/YdeP family oxidoreductase translates to MSYKQYSGSAGGWGALKATTQHLFKSQNVAKNISNLLRTNQNDGFDCPGCAWGEKHVSGRFRFCENGAKAVNWEATSRLVERDFFAEYTVSWLNKQSDYFLEYQGRLAEPVCYNPQTDHYEPIHWDDAFSLIAKHLNALSDPNQAEFYTSGRASNEAAFVYQLLARRFGTNNFPDCSNMCHEATSHALSHTIGIGKGTVTIDDFEEADAIFLFGQNPGTNHPRMLETLSSAYRRGARVVAFNNLKERGLERFTNPQRPLEMLSNGSTPTTSDYFMPKLGGDMAAVRGMVKILLARHQEAMNHGGAIFDLEFISEHTQGLEAYLSLVEATPWSDILDQSGLTQDEITRAADIYQHADRRIVTWAMGVTQHKHSVATIQELVNLQLLFGQVGKPGAGLCPVRGHSNVQGDRTVGINEKPPQALLDNIERVFGFQPSASHGHNVNQALQAMRRGESKVFIGLGGNLVAAAPDTPEVAAAMAQCELTVHIATKLNRTHVNPGKASLILPCFGRTDIDTQATGEQQVTVEDSFSMVHASSGQITPGSEQMRSEVAILTGIAKATLGEDNPVHWQSLADDYSEIRRLIEKTIPGFEQFGERIKASGGFYLGNSARALNWQTPSGKAQIKANALPQSLFPFDAQACTSAGQNLFVLQTMRSHDQYNTTVYGYDDRYRGIFGEREVVFMNEKDIAAMGLSVGDKVDIESLWPDQTERRITGFKVIPYTIPQGNIAAYFPEANVLIPLESKGDGSDTPTSKSVAVTVTASQLQESLLKIV